From Maribacter dokdonensis DSW-8, the proteins below share one genomic window:
- a CDS encoding alpha/beta fold hydrolase has translation MENELINEGGFKYIEKGEGKPIIILHGLMGGLSNFEGVTSYFPPKGYKVLIPELPLYSMPMLKTTVKNFAKYLKKFIDHKELEDVILLGNSLGGHIGLLHTKLYPSKVKALVITGSSGLYESAMGDGYPKRGDYEFIKKKAQDVFYDPEVATKEIVDEVFATVNDRVKLVKTLAIAKSAIRHNMAQDLPSMQTPTCIIWGKDDTVTPPDVAELFDELLPNSDLFWLDKCGHAPMMEHPDQFNTILDDWLTKNNF, from the coding sequence ATGGAAAACGAATTGATTAACGAAGGTGGCTTTAAGTATATAGAAAAAGGTGAAGGAAAACCCATAATTATTCTTCACGGACTTATGGGCGGACTCAGTAATTTTGAAGGGGTAACTTCTTATTTTCCTCCTAAAGGATATAAAGTGCTTATACCTGAACTTCCGCTATATTCTATGCCAATGTTGAAGACCACGGTAAAGAATTTCGCCAAATACCTTAAAAAATTTATAGACCATAAAGAGCTAGAAGATGTTATTCTTTTAGGGAACTCTTTAGGTGGCCATATTGGTCTTTTACATACCAAATTATATCCCTCAAAAGTAAAAGCACTGGTGATAACCGGCAGCTCTGGACTTTACGAAAGCGCCATGGGAGATGGTTACCCTAAACGTGGTGACTATGAGTTTATTAAAAAGAAAGCCCAAGATGTTTTCTATGACCCTGAGGTTGCTACCAAAGAGATCGTAGATGAAGTTTTTGCCACCGTGAACGATCGTGTGAAATTGGTGAAGACCTTGGCGATCGCCAAAAGTGCCATTCGTCATAATATGGCACAGGATCTACCCAGCATGCAAACCCCTACTTGTATTATTTGGGGAAAGGACGATACGGTTACTCCGCCAGATGTTGCAGAACTGTTTGATGAGCTTTTACCGAATTCCGATTTATTCTGGTTGGATAAATGTGGCCATGCACCTATGATGGAGCACCCGGACCAGTTCAACACCATTTTGGATGACTGGTTGACAAAAAATAATTTTTAA
- a CDS encoding division/cell wall cluster transcriptional repressor MraZ, with protein sequence MDIYFFGTFNCKADAKGRIMLPVALRNQMTPILNEGFFIKKSYYNECLELYPAQEWYKIMAEMDQNNRFDEESQLFQRIFMDGLRPVEVDGTGRLLLAKDVISLAGITKEVKIVPMRKHLEIWDVKEYEATISISKEEKKNLVKRVMLSKKDDKDVS encoded by the coding sequence TTGGACATTTATTTCTTTGGGACATTTAACTGCAAGGCCGATGCCAAGGGACGTATCATGCTTCCTGTTGCGCTGCGCAATCAAATGACTCCGATCTTAAATGAAGGTTTTTTTATCAAGAAGTCGTATTACAATGAATGCCTTGAATTATATCCTGCACAAGAATGGTATAAAATCATGGCGGAAATGGACCAGAATAACAGATTTGATGAAGAAAGCCAACTTTTTCAAAGAATTTTCATGGATGGTCTAAGACCGGTAGAAGTAGATGGTACCGGAAGACTTTTGTTGGCAAAAGACGTGATTTCCTTAGCGGGAATTACAAAAGAGGTGAAGATAGTGCCTATGCGAAAGCATTTGGAGATCTGGGATGTTAAGGAGTACGAGGCTACCATATCTATATCTAAGGAAGAGAAGAAGAATTTGGTAAAGCGCGTAATGCTGAGTAAAAAAGACGATAAAGATGTATCATAA
- the rsmH gene encoding 16S rRNA (cytosine(1402)-N(4))-methyltransferase RsmH: MYHNPVLLKETVDGLDIKEDGIYVDVTFGGGGHSKEILKRLGPEGKLYAFDQDEDAQANALGDPRFTLIAENFRYITQFLKFYGIRKVDGILADFGVSSHQFDQAERGFSTRFDADLDMRMSKRNTLSAFDVVNKYSYDDLRKVLFEYGDIRNANAMAKVIVANREEEQIQTTDALKVALKQFLPEHRQHKILAQIYQAIRIEVNQEIAVIKEFLEQVPGLLKEKGRLSVISYHSLEDRLVKRFIRAGQFEGEPEKDFYGNIDVPLKKVGGLIVPTREEIKENNRARSAKLRIAERNGEK, from the coding sequence ATGTATCATAATCCAGTTTTGCTGAAAGAGACAGTAGATGGGTTGGACATCAAGGAGGACGGTATATATGTAGACGTGACATTTGGTGGTGGCGGTCACTCTAAAGAAATATTGAAAAGATTGGGGCCAGAAGGCAAGTTATATGCCTTTGATCAAGACGAAGATGCGCAGGCAAACGCGTTAGGTGATCCAAGATTTACGCTGATTGCGGAAAATTTTAGATACATCACCCAGTTTTTAAAGTTCTATGGCATTAGAAAGGTAGATGGAATCTTGGCAGATTTTGGCGTTTCATCGCATCAGTTCGATCAAGCGGAACGTGGTTTTTCAACCCGTTTTGATGCAGATCTGGATATGCGAATGAGCAAGCGCAATACATTGTCTGCTTTTGATGTGGTCAACAAATATTCTTATGACGACTTAAGAAAAGTGTTATTTGAATATGGTGATATCAGAAATGCGAACGCCATGGCAAAAGTAATTGTTGCCAATAGGGAAGAAGAGCAGATCCAAACTACCGATGCTTTGAAAGTGGCATTAAAACAGTTTTTGCCGGAGCACAGGCAGCATAAAATTTTGGCACAGATCTATCAGGCCATTCGCATAGAGGTGAATCAAGAGATAGCGGTGATCAAGGAGTTTTTGGAGCAGGTGCCGGGGTTGTTGAAAGAGAAAGGAAGGTTAAGTGTGATTAGTTACCACTCATTAGAAGATAGATTGGTAAAAAGATTCATAAGGGCCGGACAGTTTGAGGGGGAGCCCGAAAAAGATTTTTACGGGAATATAGATGTACCGTTAAAAAAGGTTGGTGGATTGATAGTGCCAACGAGAGAAGAGATAAAAGAGAATAACAGGGCACGTAGTGCTAAATTGAGAATAGCGGAACGCAATGGCGAAAAGTAA